One region of Pygocentrus nattereri isolate fPygNat1 chromosome 14, fPygNat1.pri, whole genome shotgun sequence genomic DNA includes:
- the LOC108432065 gene encoding NACHT, LRR and PYD domains-containing protein 1b allele 3-like has product MQNMEIDGIAPSVDQFVDSIRDQLIQRVSLVMPLADVLKSKEMLQKEAYAIIKAEKTPQDKMRALYDALDTEGRAAKAAFYEALKDQNPHLVKELVNGMLR; this is encoded by the exons ATGCAGAACATGGAAATTGATG GTATCGCCCCCTCAGTTGATCAGTTTGTGGACAGTATAAGAGATCAGCTTATCCAGCGTGTGTCTTTAGTAATGCCATTGGCTGATGTGCTGAAGTCAAAGGAAATGTTACAAAAGGAGGCATATGCAATTATTAAAGCAGAAAAGACCCCTCAGGACAAAATGAGAGCACTGTATGATGCCTTGGACACCGAAGGACGTGCAGCAAAAGCTGCTTTTTACGAAGCGCTGAAGGACCAGAATCCACATCTCGTTAAGGAACTGGTGAATG GAATGCTGAGGTAA